In the Arthrobacter zhaoxinii genome, one interval contains:
- a CDS encoding heavy-metal-associated domain-containing protein, with protein METTTLNISGMTCGHCVASVTEELEALDGVDKVSVDLNAGGISTATVTANRTLTPAEVGEAVAEAGYSVVNAEA; from the coding sequence ATGGAAACCACCACACTGAACATTTCCGGAATGACCTGCGGACACTGTGTCGCCTCGGTGACTGAGGAACTCGAAGCACTCGACGGCGTCGACAAGGTTTCGGTCGACCTGAACGCCGGCGGCATCTCCACCGCAACCGTCACCGCGAACCGAACCCTGACCCCCGCAGAAGTGGGCGAGGCAGTGGCCGAAGCCGGTTACTCGGTGGTGAACGCCGAAGCCTAG
- a CDS encoding DNA gyrase/topoisomerase IV subunit A, with protein sequence MARRQPVSKSVPGEKIAENIIDIDVTTEMEGSFLEYAYSVIYSRALPDARDGLKPVQRRILYMMSDMGLRPDRGHVKSARVVGEVMGKLHPHGDTAIYDAMVRMAQDWALRLPLIDGHGNFGSLDDGPAAARYTEARLAAPALTMTDHLDEDVVDFVPNYDNQLQQPEVLPAAFPNLLVNGATGIAVGMATNMAPHNLGEVIAATQHLIANPDASLDELMRFIPGPDLPTGGRIVGLDGIRDAYASGRGSFKTRAKVEVEQLTARRTGLVVTELPYMVGPEKVIEKIKDAVTSKKLQGISDIVDLTDRSHGLRLVIELKNGFNPNAVLAQLYKFTPMEDSFGINNVTLVDGQPRTLGLVELLQVYVAHRLGVVRRRTAYRLGRKKDRLHLVEGLLIAIVDIDEVIQIIRSSDETAQARERLMAVYDLTEVQASHILELRLRQLTKYSRIELEKEQDELRRAIEELEAILGSEERLRSLVSEELGEVAAKYATPRRTVLLESEAAAPLKGAAVTAAAGAPGKGAKAVLPLEIPDDPCWAILSASGQVARTSDREPLAEGGQRVRHDVFRSVVKTTARGEIGALTSSGRMIRISVLDLPALPPTAGLPNLAGGVPVKDFMTLGKGEKLVGLVPLNSVVAIGTRNGVVKRVNPDYPLNRDDWEAITLKPKDEVVGAAVAAEETDELVFITRSAQLLHFPASTVRAQGRTAGGVAGIKLAADDAVVFFGVVAAEDPDAVVVTVSSTTEALPGTPGGSVKVTPFAEYPAKGRATAGVRAHRFLKGEDSLSVAWAGHGPAKASAANGVARALPTEHGRRDGSGVPLTNAVDAVGPSQG encoded by the coding sequence ATGGCCCGGCGCCAACCCGTCTCCAAATCAGTCCCCGGCGAAAAGATCGCCGAGAACATCATCGATATCGATGTCACCACCGAGATGGAAGGTTCCTTCCTCGAGTACGCCTACTCGGTGATTTATTCGCGTGCCCTTCCCGATGCGCGCGACGGTCTCAAGCCTGTCCAGCGGCGCATCCTGTACATGATGTCCGACATGGGCCTGCGTCCGGACCGCGGGCATGTGAAGTCCGCCCGCGTGGTGGGCGAGGTGATGGGCAAGCTGCATCCGCACGGAGACACGGCCATCTACGACGCCATGGTGCGCATGGCGCAGGACTGGGCGCTGCGGCTGCCGCTGATTGACGGCCACGGCAACTTCGGCTCGCTCGACGACGGTCCGGCCGCCGCCCGGTACACCGAGGCCCGGCTGGCCGCACCTGCCCTGACCATGACGGACCACCTGGACGAAGACGTCGTGGACTTCGTTCCGAACTACGACAACCAGCTCCAGCAGCCCGAAGTGCTGCCGGCAGCCTTCCCCAACCTGCTGGTCAACGGTGCCACGGGTATTGCCGTGGGTATGGCCACCAACATGGCACCGCACAACCTGGGTGAGGTCATCGCAGCCACCCAGCACCTGATCGCCAACCCGGATGCGTCCCTGGACGAGCTGATGCGGTTCATTCCCGGCCCGGACCTGCCCACCGGCGGACGCATTGTGGGCCTGGACGGCATCCGCGACGCGTATGCCTCCGGCCGCGGCTCCTTCAAGACGCGGGCCAAGGTGGAGGTGGAGCAGCTTACCGCCCGCCGCACCGGCCTGGTGGTCACCGAACTGCCCTACATGGTCGGTCCGGAAAAGGTCATTGAAAAAATCAAGGACGCCGTCACGTCCAAGAAGCTGCAGGGCATCTCCGACATCGTGGACCTGACCGACCGCAGCCACGGCCTGCGGCTGGTGATCGAGCTGAAGAACGGGTTCAACCCGAACGCCGTGCTGGCCCAGCTGTACAAGTTCACGCCCATGGAGGATTCCTTCGGCATCAACAATGTGACCCTCGTGGACGGCCAGCCCCGGACCCTGGGCCTGGTGGAGCTGCTGCAGGTTTACGTTGCCCACCGTCTCGGCGTGGTCCGCCGCCGCACCGCCTACCGGCTGGGCCGGAAGAAGGACCGGCTGCATCTGGTCGAGGGCCTCCTCATTGCCATTGTCGACATTGACGAAGTCATCCAGATCATCCGGTCCTCGGATGAAACCGCGCAGGCCCGGGAACGGCTGATGGCGGTGTACGACCTGACCGAAGTCCAGGCCAGCCACATCCTGGAACTGCGCCTGCGGCAGCTGACGAAGTACTCGAGGATCGAACTCGAGAAGGAGCAGGACGAGCTGCGCAGGGCCATCGAGGAACTCGAAGCGATTCTGGGATCCGAGGAGCGGCTGCGGTCCCTGGTCTCGGAGGAGCTGGGTGAAGTGGCGGCAAAGTACGCGACGCCGCGGCGTACCGTGCTGCTCGAGTCGGAGGCTGCCGCTCCCCTGAAGGGCGCCGCAGTGACGGCTGCTGCGGGTGCTCCGGGCAAGGGCGCCAAGGCGGTGCTGCCGCTGGAGATTCCGGACGATCCCTGCTGGGCCATCCTGTCCGCATCCGGCCAGGTGGCCCGGACTTCGGACCGGGAGCCGCTGGCCGAGGGCGGGCAGCGGGTGCGCCATGACGTGTTCCGTTCCGTGGTGAAGACCACCGCCCGCGGCGAGATCGGCGCGCTGACCTCCTCGGGGCGGATGATCCGGATCTCCGTCCTGGACCTGCCCGCGCTGCCCCCGACGGCCGGGCTGCCCAACCTCGCCGGCGGTGTTCCGGTGAAGGACTTCATGACCCTGGGCAAGGGCGAGAAGCTCGTGGGGCTCGTCCCCCTGAACTCCGTGGTGGCCATCGGCACCCGCAACGGTGTGGTGAAGCGGGTCAACCCGGATTACCCGCTGAACCGCGACGACTGGGAAGCCATCACGCTCAAGCCCAAGGACGAGGTGGTCGGTGCGGCAGTGGCTGCCGAGGAAACCGATGAACTGGTGTTCATCACCCGGTCCGCGCAGCTGCTGCACTTCCCTGCCTCCACCGTCCGTGCCCAGGGCCGCACCGCCGGCGGCGTGGCCGGGATCAAGCTGGCCGCTGACGACGCCGTGGTGTTCTTCGGCGTTGTGGCCGCGGAGGATCCGGACGCCGTCGTCGTCACGGTGTCCTCCACCACCGAGGCACTGCCGGGAACCCCCGGCGGGTCGGTCAAGGTTACGCCGTTTGCCGAGTATCCGGCGAAGGGACGGGCAACGGCCGGAGTCCGTGCACACCGCTTCCTGAAGGGCGAGGATTCGCTGTCGGTTGCATGGGCCGGCCACGGTCCCGCGAAGGCCTCCGCCGCCAACGGCGTGGCCCGGGCGCTGCCTACGGAGCACGGGCGCCGGGACGGATCCGGCGTGCCGCTGACCAATGCGGTGGACGCCGTCGGCCCCAGCCAGGGCTGA
- the cydD gene encoding thiol reductant ABC exporter subunit CydD → MKPVLPVSATSRRALYLLGLLAAVKAAGLVLLADAVAHGIAGLAAGGPDWNRVFLLGVAGAVLRSVAAWGQDSVAQRAAAGVKDELRRQLAERVLADGGTVPGMGSGALSVLLTRGLDGLDNYYSKYLPALVTCAVVPLLVGARILAADWVSAVTIVLTVPLIPVFMILIGLHTEDKTAAAVDSLNRLSDNMLELAKGLPVLVGLGRARAQTRALRDVADRYRVTTLATLRVAFMSSLALELIATISVALVAVFIGVRLVHGGMPLELGLLALILAPECYQPLRDLGTAHHASEDGLEALNRTNAVLEAPEARPLTVDASAPLPGAALQVRDLTIAYEGRPHPAVANLSFAVPAGTIAALTGPSGAGKTSVLEALAGLRRNGGDTRLTGTVDGITRTTQAWIPQHPVLVEETVAGEIALYAGFPVAEAADAHPAADSDSNNRDTAGRAAARAALEQINAGHLLDAATADLSPGEQRRVAVARALARIEAHPEVRVLLADEPTAHLDAHSASAVRAALRALRGRTTVLLVAHDAETAAIADVMIPVDPEASGAATPRRSQGRNTLPTAAAGVDQSGPHLAAGTGAAPGSTGAAAASGPAAAEASAEPAPHEPLWKNLLVLKPWSRQFVLALVLGTGATMFAVALTALSAWLIVRAAEQPPILYLLMAIVGVRFFGIGRALLRYLERLSLHDAVFRATNTLRVRLWNGLLQRPEGWRRVARGSGALERLVGDVNELRDIAPRVVFAPLTGLLTAAGACLVTWLLVPEGFAVQVALTVVGMVVAPLLALFADAAARAATVNLQARSMSSMARLLSAATDLEANSSSAPVLARQQEYEAAAARAVRRSAWAQGAANALTALACSLAAVYMIRAAQDAPATVAAVVVLVQLALIEPFVAVNGSIQQFTAWRTLGDKVLPDLGTEDIDADTTGEDAAARRSFGAVRTLELNDIRYRYPGAAEDVLTGVDLRLSAGEWVAVTGPSGSGKSTLLGVLLGFLPPRSGSYRINGVPAGSVPPAARRMAWCPQEAHLFDSTLRGNLLLARDRALAPTEAEMIGSLRAVGLGPVFDTLPDGLDTPIGAGGHFLSGGQRQRLAVARALLAEADVVLLDEPTAHLDAAAGAQLMADLKSGLQGKAVVVVTHNQADAAWCEREVSLGAVLLS, encoded by the coding sequence GTGAAGCCGGTACTGCCGGTCAGCGCCACCAGCCGCCGGGCGCTGTACCTCCTGGGGCTGCTTGCCGCGGTCAAGGCTGCGGGGCTCGTCCTGCTGGCCGACGCCGTGGCACACGGCATCGCCGGGCTGGCGGCCGGCGGCCCGGACTGGAACCGGGTGTTCCTCCTCGGGGTCGCTGGCGCCGTGCTGCGTTCCGTGGCCGCGTGGGGCCAGGACAGCGTGGCCCAGCGCGCCGCCGCCGGGGTGAAGGACGAACTGCGCCGGCAGCTGGCCGAACGCGTCCTGGCTGACGGGGGCACGGTCCCGGGAATGGGCAGCGGTGCGCTGAGCGTCCTGCTGACCCGCGGCCTGGACGGGCTGGACAACTACTACTCCAAATACCTTCCCGCCCTGGTGACCTGCGCCGTCGTTCCCCTGCTGGTGGGAGCCCGGATCCTTGCCGCGGACTGGGTCAGTGCCGTCACGATTGTGCTGACCGTTCCCCTTATTCCGGTCTTTATGATCCTGATCGGCCTCCACACCGAGGACAAGACCGCCGCTGCGGTGGACTCGCTGAACCGGTTGTCGGACAACATGCTGGAGCTGGCCAAGGGGCTGCCCGTGCTGGTGGGCCTGGGCCGGGCCCGCGCCCAGACCCGGGCGCTGCGCGACGTGGCCGACCGCTACCGCGTCACCACGCTGGCGACCCTGCGGGTGGCCTTTATGTCCTCGCTTGCCCTGGAACTGATCGCCACCATCTCGGTGGCCCTGGTCGCCGTCTTCATCGGCGTTCGACTGGTGCACGGCGGCATGCCGCTTGAACTCGGTCTGCTTGCCCTGATCCTCGCGCCCGAGTGCTACCAGCCGCTGCGCGATCTGGGCACCGCACACCACGCCAGCGAGGACGGCCTCGAAGCGCTGAACCGGACCAACGCCGTGCTTGAGGCCCCGGAGGCCCGGCCCCTGACGGTCGACGCATCGGCCCCGCTTCCCGGCGCAGCGCTCCAGGTCCGGGACCTGACCATCGCCTACGAGGGCCGGCCGCACCCGGCCGTGGCGAACCTCAGCTTCGCCGTGCCCGCAGGTACCATCGCCGCCCTCACCGGCCCCAGCGGGGCAGGGAAGACGTCCGTGCTGGAAGCCCTGGCCGGGCTGCGCCGGAACGGCGGAGACACCCGGCTGACCGGGACCGTCGACGGGATCACCCGCACCACGCAGGCCTGGATTCCGCAGCACCCCGTGCTCGTCGAGGAGACCGTTGCAGGGGAGATCGCACTCTACGCGGGCTTCCCCGTCGCCGAAGCCGCCGACGCACACCCCGCCGCCGACAGCGACAGCAACAACAGGGATACCGCAGGCCGGGCGGCCGCCCGCGCCGCCCTGGAACAGATCAACGCCGGACACCTCCTCGACGCCGCCACCGCGGACCTGAGCCCCGGCGAGCAGCGCCGGGTCGCCGTGGCCCGTGCCCTGGCCCGCATCGAAGCACATCCCGAGGTCCGGGTCCTGCTGGCGGACGAACCCACCGCGCACCTGGACGCGCACAGCGCCTCCGCTGTCCGTGCAGCCCTTCGGGCACTGCGCGGCCGGACCACCGTTCTGCTGGTGGCCCACGACGCCGAAACCGCGGCCATTGCCGACGTTATGATCCCCGTCGATCCGGAAGCTTCCGGGGCAGCGACCCCGCGCCGCAGCCAGGGCAGGAACACCCTGCCCACCGCCGCAGCAGGCGTCGATCAGTCTGGTCCGCACCTTGCGGCCGGTACCGGCGCGGCCCCTGGATCCACCGGGGCGGCCGCAGCTTCCGGCCCCGCCGCCGCGGAGGCCTCCGCGGAGCCCGCTCCCCATGAACCGCTCTGGAAGAACCTCCTGGTGCTGAAGCCGTGGAGCAGGCAGTTCGTCCTGGCCCTGGTGCTGGGCACCGGCGCCACCATGTTCGCCGTCGCGCTCACGGCCCTGTCCGCGTGGCTGATCGTGCGGGCGGCGGAGCAGCCGCCGATCCTCTACCTGCTCATGGCGATCGTCGGCGTGCGGTTCTTCGGCATCGGCCGGGCACTGCTGCGTTACCTCGAGCGCCTCTCCCTGCACGACGCCGTCTTCCGGGCCACCAACACGCTGCGGGTCCGGCTCTGGAACGGACTGCTGCAGCGCCCCGAAGGCTGGCGCCGGGTGGCGCGGGGCTCGGGCGCCCTGGAACGCCTGGTGGGTGACGTGAACGAACTGCGGGACATTGCTCCCCGCGTGGTCTTCGCACCCCTGACCGGGCTGCTGACCGCGGCCGGCGCCTGCCTGGTCACCTGGCTGCTGGTACCGGAAGGCTTCGCCGTACAGGTGGCGCTGACCGTGGTGGGCATGGTGGTTGCCCCGCTGCTGGCCCTGTTCGCCGACGCCGCCGCACGCGCCGCCACCGTGAACCTGCAGGCCCGGTCCATGTCCTCCATGGCGCGCCTCCTCTCCGCGGCCACCGATCTGGAAGCCAACTCGAGCTCCGCCCCGGTCCTGGCCCGGCAGCAGGAGTACGAAGCCGCCGCTGCCCGGGCGGTCCGGCGCAGCGCCTGGGCCCAGGGCGCAGCCAACGCGCTCACCGCCCTGGCCTGCTCCCTGGCAGCCGTCTACATGATCCGCGCCGCACAGGACGCACCGGCCACCGTGGCCGCCGTCGTCGTCCTGGTCCAGCTTGCCCTGATTGAACCCTTTGTGGCGGTCAACGGATCCATCCAGCAGTTCACCGCCTGGCGGACCCTGGGGGACAAGGTCCTGCCCGATCTGGGCACCGAGGACATCGACGCCGACACGACCGGGGAGGACGCCGCAGCCCGTCGCAGCTTCGGAGCAGTCCGCACCCTCGAACTGAACGACATCCGTTACCGCTACCCCGGGGCGGCGGAAGACGTCCTGACCGGGGTGGACCTGCGCCTCTCCGCTGGGGAGTGGGTGGCCGTCACCGGCCCGTCCGGCAGCGGCAAATCCACACTGCTCGGCGTGCTGCTGGGCTTCCTGCCGCCCCGCAGCGGTTCCTACCGAATCAACGGTGTTCCCGCGGGGTCGGTGCCGCCGGCGGCCCGGCGGATGGCGTGGTGCCCGCAGGAAGCGCACCTCTTCGACTCCACCCTGCGCGGCAACCTGCTCCTGGCCCGCGACCGCGCCCTCGCCCCGACGGAGGCGGAAATGATCGGTTCCCTGCGTGCCGTCGGCCTCGGACCGGTCTTCGATACGCTCCCGGACGGACTCGATACACCCATCGGCGCCGGCGGGCATTTCCTCTCCGGCGGCCAGCGCCAGCGGCTTGCCGTGGCCCGTGCGCTGCTGGCGGAGGCCGACGTCGTCCTCCTGGACGAACCGACCGCCCACCTGGATGCGGCAGCCGGCGCGCAGCTGATGGCGGACCTGAAATCGGGGCTGCAGGGCAAGGCGGTTGTGGTGGTTACGCATAATCAGGCCGATGCCGCCTGGTGTGAACGGGAGGTCTCACTGGGGGCGGTACTTCTGTCCTAG
- a CDS encoding GNAT family N-acetyltransferase, translating to MQTPSPPLFPGPETGLRWRSIGADDVDAWYALIRRMAEADRPGWVEDRRDLEQALETTSGNPALDTLIGLDKTGAARAYGRIALNPGSETGSGFGGVDPQWRRRGIGAQVYRWQETRLRQRLLTEHRKHGVLRTYAEESNASQVALLQSEGAVVVRYFTEMSRPLAGELPDAQLPEGMEFRTFNEEISDAVRRAHNEAFRDHWGSEPRNKERWGFTVDHPQFRPKWSFAVVDTGSGEVAAYQLASFDPESKDIHGYKEGYTMLLGVRWEWRGRKLAPAMLREAMRRFRNGGMDNAGLGVDTENPSGALGLYESLGYRPTHREVVFDKTVL from the coding sequence ATGCAGACGCCATCCCCACCCCTTTTCCCCGGGCCGGAAACCGGCCTCCGCTGGCGGTCCATCGGCGCTGACGACGTGGACGCCTGGTACGCGCTGATCCGCCGGATGGCGGAGGCGGACAGGCCCGGATGGGTGGAGGACCGCAGGGACCTCGAGCAGGCACTGGAGACCACGTCCGGCAACCCCGCCCTGGACACCCTGATCGGGCTGGACAAGACCGGGGCCGCGCGGGCCTACGGCCGGATTGCGCTGAACCCCGGCTCCGAGACCGGTTCAGGGTTCGGCGGCGTGGACCCGCAGTGGCGCCGGCGCGGCATCGGCGCACAGGTATACCGCTGGCAGGAAACCCGGCTGCGCCAGCGCCTGCTCACCGAACACCGGAAGCACGGGGTGCTGCGCACCTACGCCGAGGAATCCAATGCCTCCCAGGTGGCACTGCTGCAATCCGAGGGTGCCGTCGTGGTCCGGTACTTCACCGAAATGAGCCGGCCGCTGGCAGGGGAGCTTCCCGACGCCCAGCTGCCGGAGGGGATGGAGTTCCGGACCTTCAACGAGGAAATCTCCGACGCCGTGCGCCGGGCGCACAACGAGGCATTTCGGGACCACTGGGGGAGCGAGCCGCGCAACAAGGAACGCTGGGGATTCACCGTCGACCATCCGCAGTTCCGGCCGAAGTGGAGCTTCGCCGTCGTGGACACCGGTTCCGGGGAAGTGGCCGCCTACCAGCTGGCCAGCTTTGATCCGGAAAGCAAGGACATCCACGGGTACAAAGAGGGCTACACCATGCTCCTCGGGGTGCGGTGGGAGTGGCGCGGAAGGAAACTGGCGCCGGCCATGCTGCGGGAGGCAATGCGCCGCTTCCGGAACGGCGGCATGGATAATGCCGGCCTCGGCGTCGACACGGAGAACCCGTCGGGTGCCCTGGGCCTGTACGAAAGCCTGGGCTATCGGCCCACGCACCGGGAAGTGGTCTTCGACAAAACCGTGCTGTAG
- a CDS encoding metal-dependent transcriptional regulator, which translates to MVHSELSTASQDYLKVIWTAQEWTDEPLTVSALSMHMGFSPSSVSEAVKKLTGQGLLTHARYGSIALTEAGELAAVGMVRRHRLIETFLVEYLGYRWDEVHDEAEHLEHAVSDKMVDALAARLGHPVRDPHGDPIPARDGSYPALDAKRLSRCEPGTRGQVARVSDNEPDLLRYIAGLGLHLDTMVSVVQRQPYAGTITIEAGGRTLDLGLPAAEAIWILTAADTAAPPAL; encoded by the coding sequence GTGGTGCACAGCGAACTCTCGACAGCAAGCCAGGATTACCTGAAGGTCATTTGGACCGCGCAGGAATGGACGGATGAGCCGTTGACGGTGTCCGCACTGTCCATGCACATGGGCTTCTCGCCGTCGTCGGTGTCCGAGGCGGTCAAGAAGCTCACCGGCCAGGGCCTGCTGACGCATGCGCGGTACGGATCGATTGCACTGACGGAAGCGGGCGAGCTGGCCGCCGTGGGCATGGTCCGCCGCCACCGCCTGATTGAAACGTTCCTGGTGGAGTACCTGGGCTACCGGTGGGACGAGGTGCATGACGAAGCGGAGCACCTCGAGCATGCCGTGTCGGACAAGATGGTGGATGCCCTGGCTGCCCGCCTGGGCCACCCGGTACGCGACCCGCACGGGGATCCGATCCCGGCCCGCGACGGGAGCTACCCCGCGCTGGATGCAAAGCGGCTGAGCCGCTGCGAACCGGGCACCCGCGGGCAGGTGGCCCGCGTTTCCGACAACGAGCCGGACCTGCTCCGCTACATCGCCGGGCTGGGCCTGCACCTGGACACCATGGTGTCGGTGGTGCAGCGCCAGCCCTATGCGGGCACCATCACCATCGAGGCCGGCGGCCGCACGCTGGACCTCGGCCTGCCCGCGGCGGAGGCCATCTGGATCCTCACGGCCGCGGACACTGCCGCTCCCCCGGCCTTGTAG
- a CDS encoding heavy metal translocating P-type ATPase, translated as MDTREQEVSRAVELDIQGMTCASCVARVERKLGKIEGVEASVNLPLESARVTVPASVTDQQIVDAVNAAGYSARLKTRHAARPSAHGGHAASAPGADTRDETPEHGAGHMSGGDDMSHEDHMSHGGTAAQLRPRLILAAVLSVPVLLISMVPALAFPNWGWVVALLALPVVTWSAWPFHRAAAINARHLASTMDTLVSIGVAAAYLFSLGQLVVSPGLTADPRMGSEPHLYFEVAAVVVTFLLLGRYLEANAKTKAADALKALLNLGAKDATVLRDGQEVRIPADRLEVGDVFVVRPGEKIPADGVVTEGRSAVDASLITGESLPVEVDVDSTVTGATINSSGRLLVRATRVGSETTLAQMGRLVSEAQSSKAPIARLADRISAVFVPVVLGIAVLTFVLWLVLTGDLQAAFTAAVAVLVIACPCALGLATPVGLLTGTGRGAQLGILIKGAQVLEDTRTVDTIVLDKTGTITSGRLSVARIRMLDSAPSGLTADGLLRLAGSVEDAGEHPIARAVAASARSGPGTAPVTEFDSAPGGGVRGTVDGQRIVAGRPAWLDENGIDLPDAAYAALREEQDAGATAVLVAVENQAAGIISLQDTVKEGSAAAVARFRSLGLHPVLLTGDNAVVAAQVAEQVGIPGEDVLADVRPEGKVDAVRRLQAQGRTVAMAGDGVNDAAALAQADLGIAMGSGTDVAMEAADLTVMGSSLEQVATAVELSRRTLRTIKTNLFWAFFYNAVGIPVAAFGLLNPMIAGAAMAASSVLVVGNSLRLRSFGK; from the coding sequence ATGGACACTCGTGAACAAGAAGTATCCAGGGCAGTTGAGCTCGACATCCAGGGGATGACGTGTGCTTCCTGCGTGGCCCGGGTGGAGCGGAAGCTTGGAAAGATCGAGGGAGTAGAGGCGTCCGTCAACCTGCCGCTGGAAAGCGCCCGGGTCACGGTGCCGGCATCTGTAACGGACCAGCAGATTGTCGACGCCGTGAATGCTGCCGGTTACAGCGCCCGGCTGAAAACCCGGCACGCTGCCCGGCCTTCCGCCCACGGGGGGCACGCCGCCTCGGCACCCGGAGCGGACACCCGGGATGAAACACCGGAGCACGGCGCGGGGCACATGTCCGGTGGCGACGACATGTCGCACGAAGACCACATGTCGCACGGCGGAACCGCCGCCCAGCTGCGGCCGCGGCTGATCCTCGCAGCGGTCCTCAGCGTTCCGGTCCTGCTCATTTCCATGGTCCCTGCCCTGGCCTTCCCAAACTGGGGATGGGTGGTGGCGCTGCTGGCCCTGCCCGTCGTGACCTGGTCCGCGTGGCCCTTCCACCGGGCCGCGGCAATCAATGCCCGGCACCTTGCCTCCACCATGGACACCCTGGTCTCCATCGGCGTCGCAGCGGCCTACCTGTTCTCGCTGGGCCAGCTGGTGGTCAGTCCCGGTCTCACTGCCGATCCGCGCATGGGGTCCGAGCCGCACCTGTACTTCGAGGTGGCCGCCGTCGTGGTCACGTTCCTGCTGCTGGGCCGCTACCTGGAGGCCAACGCCAAAACCAAGGCAGCCGATGCACTGAAAGCCCTGCTGAACCTGGGTGCAAAGGACGCCACCGTGCTGCGGGACGGGCAGGAAGTCCGGATCCCGGCGGACCGGCTGGAAGTCGGCGACGTATTTGTTGTCCGTCCGGGGGAAAAGATTCCCGCGGACGGCGTCGTCACAGAGGGACGCTCCGCAGTGGACGCCTCGCTGATCACCGGAGAGTCCCTGCCGGTGGAAGTGGACGTGGACAGCACCGTCACCGGCGCCACCATCAACAGCTCCGGCCGCCTGCTGGTCCGGGCCACCCGCGTGGGCAGTGAAACGACGCTGGCGCAGATGGGACGGCTCGTCAGCGAGGCCCAGTCCTCCAAGGCACCCATCGCCCGGCTCGCGGACCGCATCAGCGCCGTCTTCGTCCCCGTGGTGCTTGGGATCGCCGTCCTGACCTTCGTCCTGTGGCTGGTCCTCACCGGCGACCTGCAGGCCGCCTTTACCGCCGCCGTCGCGGTGCTCGTGATCGCCTGCCCCTGCGCCCTCGGCCTCGCCACCCCGGTGGGCCTGCTGACCGGGACCGGCCGCGGCGCGCAGCTGGGCATCCTCATCAAGGGCGCCCAGGTCCTCGAGGACACCCGCACGGTGGACACCATCGTGCTGGACAAGACCGGCACCATCACCTCCGGCCGGCTGTCCGTGGCCCGGATCCGCATGCTGGACAGCGCTCCCTCCGGCCTCACCGCAGACGGCCTGCTGCGCCTGGCAGGCTCCGTCGAGGACGCCGGCGAACATCCCATTGCCCGGGCCGTCGCCGCGTCCGCCCGCTCCGGCCCCGGCACCGCGCCGGTCACCGAATTCGATTCGGCCCCCGGCGGGGGAGTCCGGGGCACCGTGGACGGGCAGCGCATTGTGGCCGGCCGTCCGGCCTGGCTGGACGAGAACGGCATCGACCTCCCCGACGCCGCCTACGCAGCACTGCGCGAGGAGCAGGACGCCGGTGCCACCGCCGTCCTGGTGGCCGTCGAGAACCAGGCCGCGGGAATTATCAGCCTTCAGGACACCGTCAAGGAGGGATCTGCCGCTGCCGTTGCACGGTTCCGCAGCCTGGGCCTGCATCCGGTGCTGCTGACCGGTGACAACGCGGTGGTGGCAGCCCAGGTTGCCGAACAGGTGGGAATCCCCGGCGAGGACGTGCTGGCCGACGTCCGTCCCGAGGGCAAGGTCGACGCCGTCCGCCGCCTCCAGGCGCAGGGACGCACGGTGGCCATGGCAGGGGACGGAGTGAACGACGCCGCGGCACTCGCCCAGGCCGATCTCGGTATTGCCATGGGATCGGGCACCGACGTCGCCATGGAAGCAGCGGACCTGACCGTGATGGGCAGCAGCCTGGAGCAGGTGGCCACCGCCGTCGAGCTCTCCCGGCGGACGCTGCGGACCATCAAGACCAACCTGTTCTGGGCGTTCTTCTACAACGCCGTGGGCATCCCGGTGGCTGCCTTCGGACTGCTGAACCCGATGATCGCCGGAGCCGCCATGGCGGCCAGTTCGGTGCTGGTGGTCGGCAATTCGCTGCGGCTGCGCAGCTTCGGCAAGTAG
- a CDS encoding metal-sensitive transcriptional regulator: protein MEATTDGISGTLENHEGPHGYTSDKEAYLRRLRRIEGQVRGIARMVEEDQYCIDILTQVAAINKALHAVSLGLVQDHMSHCVVGAAQEAERTGNPEIVSAKIQEAADAIGRLLR from the coding sequence ATGGAAGCAACCACTGACGGGATCTCCGGAACCCTGGAGAACCACGAAGGCCCGCACGGATACACCTCGGACAAAGAAGCCTATCTGCGGCGGCTGCGCAGGATTGAAGGACAGGTGCGGGGCATTGCCCGCATGGTCGAGGAAGATCAATACTGCATCGACATCCTCACCCAGGTCGCAGCCATCAACAAGGCACTGCATGCAGTGAGCCTTGGACTGGTTCAGGACCACATGTCGCACTGCGTCGTCGGAGCTGCACAGGAAGCCGAGCGCACCGGCAACCCGGAGATTGTCTCGGCGAAGATCCAGGAAGCCGCGGACGCGATCGGCAGGCTGCTGCGCTAG